A region of Ictidomys tridecemlineatus isolate mIctTri1 chromosome 4, mIctTri1.hap1, whole genome shotgun sequence DNA encodes the following proteins:
- the C4H11orf71 gene encoding uncharacterized protein C11orf71 homolog, whose translation MARNYVSLAAGDQGNRVAYPSSHSDLRALAMFSGDCSLAARAGAIRPAPRQTARPSIRTQSRRMPRCGLSPTRLTKGREPETRSRSRQARFSPYPVRGVKLDLRRSVLQQRLAFGNVTA comes from the coding sequence ATGGCACGGAACTATGTGTCCCTGGCCGCCGGCGATCAAGGGAACAGGGTGGCTTACCCCTCGTCCCACAGCGATCTCAGAGCGTTGGCGATGTTCTCTGGAGACTGTTCCCTCGCTGCCAGGGCTGGAGCGATTCGCCCTGCACCTCGCCAGACAGCTCGACCTAGCATTCGGACCCAGAGCCGTCGAATGCCTCGCTGCGGCCTGAGCCCGACCCGCCTTACAAAGGGAAGGGAACCGGAGACCCGCAGCCGAAGCCGCCAAGCCAGATTCTCACCTTACCCAGTCCGTGGGGTCAAACTCGATCTCCGAAGAAGTGTGCTGCAACAGCGTCTGGCATTTGGAAATGTTACAGCTTGA